Part of the Rhodothermus bifroesti genome, TCACCCCACGCATCTGGGAACTCCGTGAAGGCGACGAAATGTGGATGCGCCGGAAAATCGTCGGCCATTTTACACTGCAGACGCAGCGCACCCGACACCTGATGCTGGCTACGGTGACCGGCATTGCCCCGTACCTGAGCATGATCCGTGCGCAACGGCATGCTATTGAACAGGGCGAAACCTCACCCCACCGCTTTCTCGTCATTCATGGCGCCAGCCGCTCAAAAGAGCTGGGGGTTTATCTAGACGAGCTGCGCACCCTGGCCCAACAGAATGACTGGCTGACCTACGTGCCCACCATTAGCCGTCCGTGGGAAGACCCTGACTGGCAAGGGGAAACGGGCCGCGTGGACGACGTGATCCGCAAATACTTGGATGCCGCAGCAGATTTTGGGCCGGAAACTGCCGTGGCTTATGCCTGCGGCCACCCCCAAATGATTGAAAATGCCCGTGGTATTCTGCGTCGCGCTCGGTTTGCTGATGCGTTTATTCGGGAAGAGCAGTACTTTGTGCAAAAAAGCTCCGAAAAGCCAACCCCTCAAGCTCCCTCTTCTACCGCTATGCCGGCGGATCGGCTGCCCCCAAATGCACGCCCTATGCCTGCTGTAGGCAAACTTCCTCCGCGTACAGGCTCTTCTAGCTAAGCTGGCATTTTTCCAGGATCTTAGCCAGCTCAGCACCTACTGCTTCATACCATGCAATCAGTGCCTGCGCGAGCTAATGGGCGTTGCCCCCTGTCGCTTTTACCAACCCCGCAGCGCTTGGGCTTCAGCCGAACACAGCCCCATTGGAAAAAGCTTGGCACCCTGGACAGTAAAAGCACTGGAGAACGCTCCATACGCCCCGCGTAAGGGAGCGATCCATAAGGTCCAAATGCTCGTCGCAGCGTAAGATGCGCAGGCAAATGTACGGATGCTGACGTGGCGCTGCCACAAGAACGGGCAAACAATACGCAAAATCAACGCACCAGTCCTTCGGAGCACCATCCAGAACTGCGGTCGCGAGAGGATTGCAAACGCTTGCTTAAGGCGGGCAGAAGGACGGTACCCTTGGGTCACACGCTGCGCACGCATTGCAATGCCGGCAGAGCAGAGAGCGATGCGTCTGAGCATCCATGCCGTCTAGGAGCTGCTCTGTTGCTGCTTTCCAGGCAACGACATAAGCCTCGTAGGTTAATCCTTGCTGCAACCGTCGAAGAATTTCTTGAGGGGCATATCTTTTTGGAAAAAGACGCTCTGCAAACGCTGCAAGCTTCGAATCGTTTGTGCGTAGGCATAAGCTGCTGCTCGGGTACTGTTAAACCGTAGGGCTTCACATCCACCCAACTTTTAAAAGCCATGCAAACACCTTACACTATTCTGAGCGGGCTGCTTGTTATGCTGCTAGCTGCAGCTCCCCTCCAAGCCCAAACCTTTTTTACCGCCATACTAACCCCAGACCAAGAAACCAGCAGCGTGACCAGTGGTGGCCGTGGTACAGCCGCTATGGCCCTAACCGAAGAGGGATTGCAGTTCATTGTAACCGTTGATGGGTTAACTGGACCAATCCAAGCAGCACACTTTCATCGGGCACCTGCTGGGCAAGACGGTCCCGTAGTCCGTGCCATCCCGTTCGAAGGCAGTACGGCCCAGGGCGTTTGGCGCCCTACCGATGCACAGCCGCTCACAGACGAACTGATCCAAGCCTTGCTGGCCGGGGAGCTCTATGTCAATGTACACACCGCTCAGTACCCGGCCGGAGAAATCCGCGGCCAGATTCGCTTAGCCAGCGGTACAGCCCTTAGGGCAAGGCTAACCCCTAGCCAAGAAAGCCATGATGTAATGAGTAATGGTTATGGCGTTGCTGAGCTGACGTTTACCCCAGCAGGATTGGTCTACCACATTACGGTTGTCGATCTAAGCGGTCCGGTTCAGGCAGCGCACTTTCATTATGGTGCAGCAGGGGTCGACGGCCCTGTGGTACATCCCATTAGCTTTAGCGGGAACCAGGCTTCCGGCGTTTGGACCAATCTTCCAGACTCACTCATTGTGGCCCTGCTTACAGGCCACCTATACCTAAACGTACATACGACCCAGTACCCAGCCGGAGAAATCCGAGGACAAGTAGAGCTAGCCGAAGGTATAAGCGCAGCTGTTTTGTTAGATCCTTCCCAAGAGACCAGTAGCGTCACAAGTAGTGGCCGCGGCACAGCATTCTTAACCTTGACTGAAGCTGGACTGGTGTATCACATTACGGTAAGCGACCTTACAGGACCCGTGCAGGCAGCACACTTTCATCGGGCACCTGCTGGGCAAGACGGTCCCGTAGTCCGTGCCATCCCGTTCGAAGGCAGTACGGCCCAGGGCGTTTGGCGCCCTACCGATGCACAGCCGCTCACAGACGAACTGATCCAAGCTTTGCTGGCCGGGGAGCTCTATGTCAATGTACACACCGCTCAGTACCCGGCCGGAGAAATCCGCGGCCAGATTCGTCCACGTCAGCTTGTACTTACATCCATCGAACCCGTTGAGGGCACTCCCCCTACTCTCTTAGAGCTGCACCCGAACTATCCGAATCCGTTTCGGGAAAAAACAACGATCACCTTTGAACTCCCGCAAACGATGCCTGCCACGCTGGCCATCTATAACCTACTGGGTCAACGCATAGTAACTTTGGTTGATGGCCAGCTTCCAGCCGGACGCTACGAAGTGGTTTTTGAAGCCTCCACACTGCCAGCTGGACTATACCAGTATCGCTTGGAAACACCTCAGGGCATTCAAAGCCGTACGCTTATGCACTTGCGCTAAGCTGCAGCGCCTACAGCTAAAAAAGTGCCCCGCACAGGCGGGGCACTTTTTTAGCGCTTGCATTTTGTTTTAGGTTTTCCTAAATTATAGTCTGGTTCTAATCATCGGTGCATTAAAAATGCTTACTGAATCTCAAGAGGATTACCTGAAACAGATTCTCCTCTTAGGCGAAGGGGAGCCGGTATCGACCACGACACTGGCAGAGCGGTTGGGCGTGCGGCCGGCTTCGGTAACCGGTATGCTACAAAAGCTGTCGGCCATGGGTTTGGTCGAGTATCGGCCTTACCAGGGGGCACGGCTAACAAGTCCGGGTTATCGCATAGCGGTTGAACTCTTGCGTCATCACCGTTTGATTGAAACGTTTTTGGCTGAGGCTTTAGGGTATGACTGGCACGAAGTGCACGACGAGGCCGAACGTCTGGAGCACGTCATCAGTGAACAGTTGGAGGCGCGCATTGCCGAATGGCTAGGGCATCCTGAGCGCGATCCCCATGGAGATCCGATTCCGACGCCTGAGCTAACGTTTCCGCCGCTTGAATCGGGGTATCCTCTTGCTGCAGTGCCTGTACCCGCAACGGTTCGGATTGTGCGCGTGCGCGCGCAAGACCCCGATGCACTCAACCTACTTGCTCGGTTGGGCTTGCGCCCAGGCGTTGTCTTGCGCTTGATCGAGCACACCGCTTCTGGCGTGCGTTTAGCCGTAGGCGAAGAGCGCTTTCTCTTACCCAACGAGCTTGCTGCTGCAATATGGGCCGTAGTAGAAGTTACCTCTTAGGGTGGTGGGCTGTCGGCTGCGTCTTGTTTCTGGCCGCCTGCCAAGCTACCAGGTCGCGACCTGAGGGCAAGCTGCAGGTGGTAGCCACCACGTCGATTGTAGCCGACCTAGCACGTCAGCTTGGCGGCGAGGCTGTGCAGGTCGTTGCGCTTATGGGCCCTGGTATTGATCCGCACCTTTATCGAGCTAGCGAAGGCGATGTAGCGCGCATGCAGCAAGCCGACCTCATTTTGTATAACGGGCTGCATTTAGAGGGCAAAATGGCCGAGGTTTTTGCCCGTATGCAGGCGCTTGGGCGCCCGACCCTAGCGGTAGCTGAATGCATCCCCGACAGCCTGCGGCTTACGGCTTCAGGCTTTGGGGGTACCTACGATCCGCATGTGTGGATGGACGTGCGGCGCTGGCAACACGCCGCCCGCTGCGTAGCCGAAACGTTTGCTCGCATAGACACGGGCCGCGCAGCCATCTACCAAGAGCGTCTGCAGGCCTATCTTATCGAAATGGAGCAAACCGACGCCTACGTGCGGCAACGCTCAGCTGAACTGCCTTCCGATCATCGGGTACTGGTGACCTCACACGACGCCTTCCGCTATTTTGCCGATGCCTATGGCTGGGAGGTTCGTGGACTTCTGGGCGTTTCAACCGCCTCCGAAGCTGGAGCAGCCGATGTGCAAATGCTCGCAGATTTTATTGTCGCCAAGCGCCTGCCAGCCATCTTCGTAGAAAGCTCCGTCCCGGAACGCTACCTCAAGGCGTTACAAGAGGCCGTAGCTGCACGCGGGCACACCGTACGCCTGGCCGGCCCCCTCTATTCCGACGCTTTAGGCGATCCCCAGACGCCTGCAGGTACCTACACAGGCATGGTTCGTACCAACATCGATACGATTATTGAGGCCCTGCGTACTGCACAGACACCATGATGTGGGCTATTGAAATTGAAGACCTAACGGTGGCCTACCAGCAAAGGCCTGTGCTTTGGGATATTGATGCAGCAATCCCTGTGGGGCAGATGACGGCCGTTGTGGGACCTAACGGCGCGGGGAAAAGCACCCTGCTCAAGGCAGTGCTGGGCATTGTGCGCCCAGTAGCCGGTCGCATTCATGTGCTAGGAAAACCTTTTCAGCCTCGCGAACGCCGGGTAGCTTATGTGCCCCAACGCGCTGAACTGGACTGGGACTTCCCGGCAACAGTCTTCGATGTAGCCTTAATGGGGACTTATGGACGTCTGGGGTGGCTGCGACGTCCTGGAAAAACGGAACGGGCCCTAGCGCAGGCTGCTCTGGAGCGCGTTGGCCTAGCCGAGCTCGCCAACCACCCCATTGGTCAGCTTTCGGGAGGCCAACAGCAACGCGTGCTGTTGGCCCGAGCACTCGCCCAGGAAGCGGATATTTACCTACTCGATGAGCCTTTTCAAGGTGTAGATGCGCCCACCGAGGCAGCATTGCTCGATGTGCTACACTGGCTTAAAGCGCAAGGTAAAACCATAGTTATTGTGCATCACGACTTGTCGACCGTAGCAGAGTACTTTGACTGGGTGGTGCTGTTGAACGTACAGTGCATCGCCTGCGGACCAATCCGCGAAGCATTCACTCCCGAGAACCTTCGCCGCACCTATGGTGGGCGGACGGTTGTTGCTGCAGAAGAGCCCAGAGCCTTCTAGATCATGGACTTTACGCTGCGCGTTGTTATGACGGGGTCAGCCTTGTTAGGGCTGATCTCAGGTGCACTGGGAACGCTAGCTGTGCTTCGACGGCAAGGACTGGTTGGGGATGCGGTCTCGCATGCAGCACTCCCAGGCATTGTGCTCGCCTTTTTGATCAGCGGCTCAAAGGCACCTGTGGTGCTACAGCTTGGTGCAGCCGTAAGTGGTACGCTAGCGCTACTATGGGTACAAGCTGTGCTGCGCACCACGCGCGTACGCTTCGACGCCGCCCTGGGTATGGCCCTGGCTGTGTTTTTTGGCATGGGCGTCGTACTTCTTTCCTTCGCCCAGCACACTGCCGGCGCCGCTCAAGCAGGTCTCGATCGCTTTTTGTTTGGTCAAGCGGCCACATTGCTACGTACAGACCTTGTGGTGATGGCGGTCGCAGGCGCTACGGTATTTGCCCTGGTTGTTGCTTTATGGAAAGAGCTGAAACTAGTACTGTTTGATGCCGATTACGCGCGTGCTTTGGGCTTACCTGTGCGCCAGCTCGAAACGCTGCTCATCGCAGTACTGGTCGTGGCTATTGTGATCGGCCTCCAGACGGTTGGTGTCGTGCTTATGAGCGCCGTGCTGGTAGCACCTGCAGCTGCAGCACGCCAGTGGAGCAGCCGCTATGGCCGGGTCTTTTTGCTGGCCGGCCTTTTTGGCCTACTTAGTGGCGCTACAGGAGCCTGGCTGAGCAGTCTGGCGCCCCGACTGCCGACTGGCCCCATCATCGTGCTGCTCCTAACGCTTTTTGCCACCATTTCCCTTTTTATTGCGCCCGAACGCGGCTTGTTTTGGCAGTACTGGAAACGACAGCGTGCAGCACGTAGTGCACAGCAAGCGGTACTTGCGGTACTTCGTGAGCTAGAACGGCGTCATCCCCATGCTGGCCGCCCCCACCCGGCCTCCAGTATTCAAGCTATACTGGGACCAGAGATTCCTGTAAGCTCGATTTTGCGCCAACTAGAGCGCCGCGGGCAGGTGCAGCATGAGCCTGGTCGCGGCTGGCGCTTAGCAGATAGCCGTTCGGAAGATGAGCCCCGCGCTTGAAATCCAGCTTGTTGCTGTGCTGACGGCCATGGCATGTGCCTTACCTGGGGCCTTCCTGGTCATGCGTCGCATGAGCCTGGTTAGCGATGCCATTAGCCATGCCGTCCTGCCCGGCATCGTGGTTGGCTTTCTCCTAACGCATAGCTTGCATCATCCTTTACTGCTTCTATTAGCGGGAGCAGCTGGGTTGCTCACCGTTTATCTTATTGAGCTTTTAGAAAAAACGGGCCGCCTGCGAGAAGACGCAGCCATTGGATTGGTTTTTCCAGCACTTTTCAGCATAGGCGTGCTGCTCATTGCCCGTTTTGCTGGACAGGTGCATCTCGATACCGATGCTGTGCTGCTAGGAGAGCTGGCTTTTGTGCCTTTTGATCGGCTGCAGTACTTGGGCTACGACCTGGGTCCAAGGGCGTTGTGGACCATGGGTGGCTTGTTTTTTTTGAACCTACTCCTCCTTAGCCTGCTCTATAAAGAGCTCACGCTGGCCACCTTTGATCCAGCCCATACGGCCGTGATCGGCTTTCGCCCCGCAGTGTTGCACTACCTGCTCATGGGTATGGTAGCAGTGACCATTGTTGCCGCCTTTCACGCAGTAGGTGCTATTTTGGTCATTGCCCTGATGATTGGTCCGCCGGCTACTGCTCTACTGCTGGCTCGCCGGATGCCGACTTATCTGCTCTACAGCGTCCTAGGCGGGGTGCTTAGTGCCGTGCCCGGCTATGGCTTGGCCTGGCTTCTGGATGTGTCGATTGCCGGCTCGATGGCCACAATGGCCGGCGTGCTCTTTGGGGTTGTCTGGCTCGTTGCCCCTGAAAGTGGTCTTTGGGCACGTTGGTATCGCCACCGAAAGCAACAGCTGGAGTTCGCTTTGGACCTGCTGCTGCTGCACCTGTTGCATCACGAACAACAAGCTGCCGCTTTGGAGGAACGTCATCCAACCACGTTACCTCAGCACCTGAACTGGACCGAAGCCGTTCTTCAACGCGTCCTCAAAGCCGGAGAGCAGCAGGGCCTACTGTACATAACTTCTGGCGAGGTGCACCTGACCGAAGCCGGCCGGCGGCGTGCTCAAAACCGGTTGGAAACGCTTAAGCCTACATAGCTTTCCACCCCGACGCCAGCTCCCAGGCCTCCAACGACACCAAATGCGCCTCGCCCCCTTCTGCAAACATTACCACCCCCTCGCTTTCTGGTTTAGGGAAAATCAGTTCTGTAAACACCACCTGACCCTCGCCGGCAAACACCTCAACCGAAGACCAATCTACAAACACGCGTAGCCGCAGCTTACCTTCCTCAAGTGGCAGCTTTGCTTCTTTCCGAGTAGCAAACTTCGGGTGAAAAGCTACCAGGCCGGAGCGCTTGCGGTCTACAAAAATGCGCTGCGTAGCTACCTCGTAACCGATCACCGTCTCCTCCCCTTCCCCTACACGTACCTTTAATCCCACCACACGTGCTTTGCCCACAACAAACGCCGCAATCAGCTCTAGCGTCTTCCCTTGTATCGCAAGCCGCTGCTCACCTACGATAGGCTGATTTTCTATAGCCCAGTACCGCTGCCTCAACGTGCTTAAGCTCGGAACAGGCGCCTGCACCAGGTGCAATCTGCCACCGATGCGCCGTAAGCTTACCCGCCGAGCTAGGCTGAGCTGCCCACGCCATGGGCTTGTGGGAATAGCATGGGCATAAAGCCAGTTGTTCATCCACCCCACCCACAGTCGATACAGGTCCTCCCCAGGTGCCCCAAACCAGGTAATGGCAGCGTAAAAGTCAGCCCCGTAGTCCACCCAGCGGGCATGCGCCTGGCCTACGGCGACAGGCTCTTCTGGCGTAAAGCGGCTGCCATCAAAATAGCCAATGAAATACTGGCTACCTGAGCCCCCTGTTGGTCCCCCAGGATTCACGTCCACTTTGAGCACCCAACGCACCGAGCCAGGCTCTCCTTCGACGAGCAGCGGAAACAAGTCTGGGCATTCCCATACCCCTTCTACAGCACCTGCTGGACCAAACGTGCTCCGTAGCGTCCATTCCTTGAGGTTCTTCGAGGCATAAATCTGTATTTTTCGTGCCGCTGCCAAAGCCACAACCATAATCCATTGAGCTTCAGGCGCATGCCAAAACACCTTAGGGTCCCGAAAATCACGTTCACCAATGTCTAACACCGGATTGCCAGCATAGGGGATCCAGCTTCGACCTCGATCGAGGCTGTAAGCTAAATGCTGCGCCTGTTTTTCCATGGTCTTATAATGACCAGTATAAATAGCGACCAGTGGGGGGTTGTCCAGGGTGCCCAAACCACTGGTATTGTAGACATCCAAGACCGCGCTTCCGGAAAAAATCATTACCTCATCTGTCTCCCAAAGAGCGACAGGCCAGTGTTGCCAATGCACCAAATCACGGCTGACCGCATGGCCCCAACTCATATGCCCCCATTGATCTCCCAAAGGATTATGCTGATAAAAAAGGTGATATAGGCCATGTGCATAGACCAGCCCGTTGGGATCATTCATCCAGTTGCGCTCAGGCGAAAAGTGGTACTGGGGACGATAGCGTTCTTGATAGTAGGTTATCGCATTCATATAGTTTGGCATCAAAGTTGTTTTATTTTTGCTTTGCCTATTTAATCGCACCTCTAGGTATCCTCCAACCCATAAAGCCTTAGCGCCATGGCATCTCATATTGACCTTTCTTACCGCCCGGAGACTTATTTTACCTTGAGCCTCCGGGACCAGCTGCTGCAGGAGCTGTCGACTTCTGCACTGCGCAGAAAGTTAGCTCCTCAAATTGACGCCCTGCTGCGTGAGGGTCGCAAGGAAGAAGCTATCGCCCTTGTGCGTTCGGTTACAAAGACGGAGCTGCAGATGGGCTTCTTCATCCATCCCATGTTCATGGGAGGCGCGTATCTTCCCCCACGAGAACCGGACGAAGTCGAAATTGCCCGGGTTACGCTCCGATCAACAACTTACGATGTAGCTGCCATTTATGCTCGACGCGACGGGTCACAGATTCACTACCGTTTCGTCGACGAATATTATGATCACGATTGGCTCGAAGATCTCAGATTCCAGGGAGAACACACTTCAACGCTACCTTTAACCCTGGGGGAAGTTGCTGATATATTCTACTACGAATACCTATGGCGCATCCTTCGGGAAATAGATTGGCGTAACCTACAAGAGGCGCTGGATTTCTTCTGGGCTGAGTCTTCTTTCTATCCAGATTTAGATGAGGCTTTGCATCAGGTGGCAAGCGAGGATCTCAAATCCCTTTTTCCAGAGGAAGAGGAGGATGAAGAGGATGAATAAAACCAAAGCAGACCTATGCATATCGGACAGCAAACCATAGCCTGGCTCCACCAAATGCTGACCGGGGGCGATCGCGCTTTGTCAGCATCATTGCCCGAAGGATTTCGCTGGTGGCCCAACAATCACGCGCAAACGATTGCGATCGTTGGCGAAGAACGTGGACCTGAGGGCGAGGCTGGTTTTTTGATTGGAGTACGCACGGAAATGCTTCGCGGCTTGGTGCTCAACGACACTGCGGCTGCAGCGCTCAATACGCTGGTTATGCCGTTTGCCTCGCTCTCTGGTCCGGTGTACGATCCGGAAACCCAAACGCTGAGTTTGTGCACACTCGCGCGCATTTACGATCACATTGCGACGTGGATGCGCGTGCTGCTTAGGGCAGCTGCCTGGATGCAGGCTGCAGAGGCACCTGTCTGGGCCTCTGCCCTGGCCCAGTTGTTGCCGGCACAAGAGGCGCTCGCTCCTACCTCTCACCAAGAGTCGCAGCAACAAGCCTCCGCCCGGCATGCTGCGTTTATCCAAGAGCTTCTGAAAGTAGGTAAGCACCCTTACTGGCGGCCTATAGAATTTCAAATGCTGCATCAGCAGTTTTTGCAGCGGCCGCCTGTTGTGTTCGCCACGGTAGACCGGATGGGCGTAGGCATCGAGTTTCCCTTTGGCCAAAAAGAAACTTCCTTATGCGAGATCCTGGCTGACCAGCCTCACCCCCGCTATGGCTATGGGCTTTTTTTGTTGCAGTCATTTCCTGCCTACGACCTAACAGAACAACAAGGCATCCGGCTCGCCTTCGAGCTCAATGCCCTTGAGCTCACAAGTCAAGTGATCGGTTATGGCTTTGGAAGCTATGTCTTCCGAGACAGCACGCTATACTTTACTGCCTTTTTTCCCAATCTGTTGTACCGGCATGACCTGTTAGCCAACCTTTTTTTCTCCTGCGCAGCGCGTGCTCAAGCCATTTCGCTACGCTTAACGGGATGCCCTTGGACGGAAGCGTCCTTTCGCGTATCCCGCTCTGCTATCGGCCGGATGCTTGGCCGCTTTCGGGGAAAGTAGTTCGATGACCGGACAACGTTGTTGGAGAAAAGATTTACGCTTGAAGACGAGTAGACCAAGCGCTTCTGCTGCGCTGGGCTTCGTAGGTCCGGGGGGACTCGAACCCCCAACCCGCTGATTAAGAGTCAGCTGCTCTGCCAGTTGAGCTACGGACCTATGCGTTTTTCATGGCGTCGTTAAAACCTTAGGGCGCGCACTTCGTTCCCGTCCTGGATGCTGCAAAGGGGCTTGAGCAGACCGCTTTGCATACGGTTCACGTAAAGTGCTTTTAACTGCACGCACACCTTGGCTATTGCAACGGCTACGAGGCTTTCAAGCGGGCTGCGCTACATGATCGGCGCAGCCTTGATGTTTAGCCTAATGGGATTGTTCGTCAAAGTTGCTGGTGAGCGCCTTCCGAGTCAAGAGATTGTACTCATCCGCAGTCTGGTTACGTTAGGCTACAGCTACCTCCTGTTGCGTTGGGCAGGCGTCTCGTGGCGCGGACAGCGCACCGGTTTGCTCCTGTTACGCGGGCTGGTAGGGTTTTTCTCGCTCAGTGGCCTATATTTTGCGCTAACGCGCTTGCCCTTGGCCGACACCCTTGTGCTGCAGCAAACCAGCCCGGCCTTTACCGTCCTGCTTGCGGCGCTTTGGCTAGGGGAACCGGTAGGCCGGTATGAGCTCCTGGGCATTGCGTGTAGCCTAATCGGGGTAGTCTTCATCGCACGACCCGCATTTCTATTTAGGGAACAGACAGGAGGCTTAGACTTGCTGGGCGTCGGCGGTGCGCTGCTCAGTGCGATCTTTAGTGCTGCGGCCTACGTACTGGTACGCGAGCTGCGCCGCACTGAGCATCCTTTGACCATTGTGTTTTATTTTCCCTTGGTCGCTACTGTGGGCTCGCTGCCCTTAGCCCTTCCTACAGCGGTCTGGCCTTCTACGCTGGAATGGCTGGTGCTCATTGCCGGTGTAGGGCTCACCGCTCAGGTTGCCCAAGTTTGGATGACCAAAGGATTGGGCGAAGAGCTAGCTGGACGGGCCGTAGCGATGAATTACCTGCAGGTTGCGTTTGGCGTTTTATGGGGCGTGCTGTTTTTTGATGAAATGCCCTCGGCGTGGAGCTTTTTGGGCATGGCCCTAATTTTTGTAGGGACATGGCTGGCTGCTCACCAGAGATAATCACACGTCCAGTGCCTCGGCATCTACTCGGGCAGCATTCTCCATGATAAACCGAAAACGCATCGACACATCCCGGCCCATTAACTCGGCAATAGTTTGCTCGGTGAGTAAGCGTGCTGTCTCAGGAATTGTTACGCGCAACAAACGGCGTTTTTGCGGATCGAGCGTGGTTTCGCGCAGCGTATCGGGCATCATTTCACCTAGCCCTTTAAATCGCTGAATTTCGATCTGCAGGTTTTTGCGTTTCTTCTGAAGCTCTTGGAGAATGCGATCGCGGTCGGCATCGTCCAGTGCCCAGTAGGTCTCTTTGCCGGCATCAATGCGGTAAAGCGGCGGCTGGGCTACGTAGACGTGACCGTTTTCGATAAGCGGCCGCAGGTAGCGGTAGAAGAAGGTTAAAAGCAACGTCGTGATGTGATGGCCATCGGAATCGGCGTCCATCAGCAGAATGATTTTATGGTAACGCAGCCGATTAAGGTCAAGCTGATCTCCTAACCCGCAGCCAAGAGCCTGCACAATGTTGGCCAGCTCCTTGTTGTCTTCTACCCGGCGTAGTGAAGCTTGCTCAGCGTTGAGTACCTTACCCCGAAGCGGCAACACAGCTTGGAAGCGACGGTCACGGGCTTGCTTAGCACTGCCACCTGCCGAATCCCCTTCCACAATGAAGAGCTCGCACTCTTCTGGATTTGTCGAAGTACAATCTGCCAGCTTTCCAGGGAGGTTTAACCGATGGCTAACCGACGTTTGGCGGCGCACTGAGCGGGCAGCTGCACGACTAGCCAGCCGTGCTTTGGCTGCCTGAATAATCCGTGCCACAATCGCCTCGGCCATCGTGGGGTGCGCGTTGAGGAACTGTTCCAACTCCAAGCGGACAGCACCCAGTACCAGGGTACGCGCCTCTGGATTGTTTAGCTTTTCCTTTGTTTGCCCCTGAAACTGCGGCTCTACCATAAACAGGTTGATTACAGCCACCAGCCCCTCCCGAATGTCGTCGGCTGTGACTTCCAGGTTTTTAGGCAACAGGTCATGCGTTTCCATATAGGCCCGTACGGCACCGCGCACCGCATCTTTAAAGCCCTGCTCATGCGTGCCACCTTCAACCGTGGGAATGCCGTTCACAAACGATTTGATCAGCTCCTGGGGCGCCTCAGTCCACTGGAGCGCTACCTCTAACCTTGCTCCTGCACGGAGCTCTTCCTGAAGCAACACAAACGGCACAGCATGCACCACCCGGCTTCCCTGCTTGAGCACAAGCCGATGTAGGTAGTCCACAATGCCGCCTTGATGCTG contains:
- a CDS encoding metal ABC transporter permease yields the protein MSPALEIQLVAVLTAMACALPGAFLVMRRMSLVSDAISHAVLPGIVVGFLLTHSLHHPLLLLLAGAAGLLTVYLIELLEKTGRLREDAAIGLVFPALFSIGVLLIARFAGQVHLDTDAVLLGELAFVPFDRLQYLGYDLGPRALWTMGGLFFLNLLLLSLLYKELTLATFDPAHTAVIGFRPAVLHYLLMGMVAVTIVAAFHAVGAILVIALMIGPPATALLLARRMPTYLLYSVLGGVLSAVPGYGLAWLLDVSIAGSMATMAGVLFGVVWLVAPESGLWARWYRHRKQQLEFALDLLLLHLLHHEQQAAALEERHPTTLPQHLNWTEAVLQRVLKAGEQQGLLYITSGEVHLTEAGRRRAQNRLETLKPT
- a CDS encoding metal ABC transporter ATP-binding protein, encoding MMWAIEIEDLTVAYQQRPVLWDIDAAIPVGQMTAVVGPNGAGKSTLLKAVLGIVRPVAGRIHVLGKPFQPRERRVAYVPQRAELDWDFPATVFDVALMGTYGRLGWLRRPGKTERALAQAALERVGLAELANHPIGQLSGGQQQRVLLARALAQEADIYLLDEPFQGVDAPTEAALLDVLHWLKAQGKTIVIVHHDLSTVAEYFDWVVLLNVQCIACGPIREAFTPENLRRTYGGRTVVAAEEPRAF
- a CDS encoding ferredoxin--NADP reductase, with the protein product MSTAKFCRVRLVERIDFTEDLALFRFRPEEPVVFTPGQYATLALEVKGKLVPRAYSIVSAPHEPELEFFIELVPHGELTPRIWELREGDEMWMRRKIVGHFTLQTQRTRHLMLATVTGIAPYLSMIRAQRHAIEQGETSPHRFLVIHGASRSKELGVYLDELRTLAQQNDWLTYVPTISRPWEDPDWQGETGRVDDVIRKYLDAAADFGPETAVAYACGHPQMIENARGILRRARFADAFIREEQYFVQKSSEKPTPQAPSSTAMPADRLPPNARPMPAVGKLPPRTGSSS
- a CDS encoding metal ABC transporter permease, coding for MDFTLRVVMTGSALLGLISGALGTLAVLRRQGLVGDAVSHAALPGIVLAFLISGSKAPVVLQLGAAVSGTLALLWVQAVLRTTRVRFDAALGMALAVFFGMGVVLLSFAQHTAGAAQAGLDRFLFGQAATLLRTDLVVMAVAGATVFALVVALWKELKLVLFDADYARALGLPVRQLETLLIAVLVVAIVIGLQTVGVVLMSAVLVAPAAAARQWSSRYGRVFLLAGLFGLLSGATGAWLSSLAPRLPTGPIIVLLLTLFATISLFIAPERGLFWQYWKRQRAARSAQQAVLAVLRELERRHPHAGRPHPASSIQAILGPEIPVSSILRQLERRGQVQHEPGRGWRLADSRSEDEPRA
- a CDS encoding CHRD domain-containing protein — encoded protein: MQTPYTILSGLLVMLLAAAPLQAQTFFTAILTPDQETSSVTSGGRGTAAMALTEEGLQFIVTVDGLTGPIQAAHFHRAPAGQDGPVVRAIPFEGSTAQGVWRPTDAQPLTDELIQALLAGELYVNVHTAQYPAGEIRGQIRLASGTALRARLTPSQESHDVMSNGYGVAELTFTPAGLVYHITVVDLSGPVQAAHFHYGAAGVDGPVVHPISFSGNQASGVWTNLPDSLIVALLTGHLYLNVHTTQYPAGEIRGQVELAEGISAAVLLDPSQETSSVTSSGRGTAFLTLTEAGLVYHITVSDLTGPVQAAHFHRAPAGQDGPVVRAIPFEGSTAQGVWRPTDAQPLTDELIQALLAGELYVNVHTAQYPAGEIRGQIRPRQLVLTSIEPVEGTPPTLLELHPNYPNPFREKTTITFELPQTMPATLAIYNLLGQRIVTLVDGQLPAGRYEVVFEASTLPAGLYQYRLETPQGIQSRTLMHLR
- a CDS encoding metal ABC transporter solute-binding protein, Zn/Mn family — its product is MGRSRSYLLGWWAVGCVLFLAACQATRSRPEGKLQVVATTSIVADLARQLGGEAVQVVALMGPGIDPHLYRASEGDVARMQQADLILYNGLHLEGKMAEVFARMQALGRPTLAVAECIPDSLRLTASGFGGTYDPHVWMDVRRWQHAARCVAETFARIDTGRAAIYQERLQAYLIEMEQTDAYVRQRSAELPSDHRVLVTSHDAFRYFADAYGWEVRGLLGVSTASEAGAADVQMLADFIVAKRLPAIFVESSVPERYLKALQEAVAARGHTVRLAGPLYSDALGDPQTPAGTYTGMVRTNIDTIIEALRTAQTP
- a CDS encoding thioredoxin family protein; amino-acid sequence: MDGAPKDWCVDFAYCLPVLVAAPRQHPYICLRILRCDEHLDLMDRSLTRGVWSVLQCFYCPGCQAFSNGAVFG
- a CDS encoding metal-dependent transcriptional regulator, which codes for MLTESQEDYLKQILLLGEGEPVSTTTLAERLGVRPASVTGMLQKLSAMGLVEYRPYQGARLTSPGYRIAVELLRHHRLIETFLAEALGYDWHEVHDEAERLEHVISEQLEARIAEWLGHPERDPHGDPIPTPELTFPPLESGYPLAAVPVPATVRIVRVRAQDPDALNLLARLGLRPGVVLRLIEHTASGVRLAVGEERFLLPNELAAAIWAVVEVTS